The following coding sequences lie in one Streptococcus suis genomic window:
- a CDS encoding HNH endonuclease gives MYKKCSTCGIKKELTTDNFPARRNSKSGFDGRCKDCRKVYDKIRYEKNREKLIAKGKEYYRKHIEERRKYGREYYAQNTDKCKSSSKKWDTDNPIQRRIINEKSRTKKYGGDTTLTKEEWECTLDYFEHSCAYCGMTGDEHFDLFNERLHHEHIMPVDNAGAYSKNNVVPACRPCNCSKAGRDFSLWYKNFKYYSSTREARILEYMEGG, from the coding sequence ATGTATAAAAAATGTAGCACTTGTGGGATAAAAAAAGAATTAACTACAGACAACTTTCCTGCTCGAAGAAACTCTAAGAGCGGATTTGATGGAAGGTGCAAGGATTGTAGAAAAGTATATGACAAGATTAGGTATGAGAAAAATCGTGAAAAATTAATTGCAAAAGGTAAGGAGTATTATCGAAAGCACATTGAGGAAAGAAGAAAATACGGTAGAGAATATTATGCTCAGAACACCGATAAGTGCAAGTCTTCTTCTAAAAAATGGGATACAGATAATCCGATCCAACGTAGGATAATCAATGAGAAATCAAGGACTAAAAAATATGGTGGAGATACCACATTGACTAAAGAGGAATGGGAATGCACACTTGATTATTTTGAACATTCCTGTGCATATTGTGGAATGACTGGGGATGAGCACTTTGATTTATTTAATGAACGGCTACACCATGAACATATCATGCCAGTAGATAATGCTGGAGCTTATAGTAAGAATAATGTTGTTCCTGCTTGTCGTCCGTGTAATTGTTCTAAAGCAGGACGTGATTTTAGTTTGTGGTACAAGAATTTTAAGTATTATAGTTCCACTCGAGAAGCTAGAATTTTAGAATACATGGAAGGCGGATGA
- a CDS encoding HNH endonuclease has product MAETRPDRSGPHRVAFEKNKKIILKTRNTCGICGNLVDKSLSYPHPLSPVIDHIIPVNRNGHPSDINNLQLAHWQCNRQKSDKLFADDKVNGTKVVGNRNLPQSMNWAKYRG; this is encoded by the coding sequence ATGGCTGAAACTAGACCAGACAGAAGTGGTCCGCATCGGGTAGCTTTTGAGAAAAACAAGAAGATAATTCTTAAGACAAGAAACACATGTGGAATCTGCGGAAACCTTGTCGATAAGTCATTAAGTTATCCGCATCCATTAAGTCCTGTGATTGACCATATCATTCCTGTCAATCGCAACGGGCATCCGTCAGATATTAACAATCTTCAACTTGCTCATTGGCAATGCAATCGGCAGAAGTCCGATAAACTATTTGCTGACGATAAGGTAAATGGAACGAAAGTTGTTGGCAATCGAAATTTACCACAAAGCATGAATTGGGCAAAGTACCGAGGTTGA
- a CDS encoding site-specific integrase, with protein sequence MRSVEPIRNVDDIERIKDYLKERNERDYILFMFGIYSGIRISDFLGLKVKDVRGDRVFVVEKKTKKAKPFAINPKLRKALNQYIENKELKDYDFLFPSRKRDKRNGVQFAPIQRKTAWEIVKKAGQHIGLENLGSHSMRKTFGYHYYIQTHDVVTLQKIFNHSTPTITLIYIGYQQDELDEAILTFDY encoded by the coding sequence GTGCGATCTGTCGAACCTATTCGGAACGTTGATGATATCGAACGTATCAAAGATTATCTGAAAGAGAGAAACGAGCGAGATTATATCTTGTTCATGTTTGGAATTTACTCTGGCATTCGAATCAGTGACTTCCTTGGCTTGAAAGTCAAGGATGTTAGGGGTGACAGGGTGTTTGTGGTCGAGAAGAAGACCAAGAAAGCCAAGCCATTTGCCATCAATCCAAAGCTAAGAAAAGCCCTAAATCAATACATAGAAAATAAAGAACTGAAAGATTATGACTTTCTATTTCCAAGTAGAAAACGCGACAAACGTAATGGTGTTCAGTTCGCCCCAATCCAACGGAAGACAGCGTGGGAGATTGTCAAGAAAGCTGGTCAACATATCGGTCTTGAAAATCTAGGTAGTCATTCCATGAGAAAGACATTTGGATATCATTACTATATCCAGACACATGATGTGGTTACCTTGCAGAAGATATTCAACCATTCCACACCTACAATAACACTAATTTATATTGGTTATCAGCAGGACGAATTAGACGAAGCAATACTGACGTTTGACTATTGA
- a CDS encoding single-stranded DNA-binding protein yields the protein MINNVVLVGRLTRDVELRYTPSNQAVATFTLAVNRNFKNQSTGEREADFINCVMWRQQAENLANWTKKGHLIAITGRIQTRSYENQQGQRVYVTEVVAESFQVLEKRDNSANYSSMDEQMPPGMSGQLMDITDDDLPF from the coding sequence ATGATCAACAATGTTGTATTGGTCGGTAGATTGACGAGGGACGTAGAGCTACGTTATACACCGTCTAATCAAGCCGTTGCGACTTTTACTTTGGCGGTTAACCGCAATTTTAAAAATCAATCGACAGGAGAGCGGGAAGCTGACTTTATTAATTGTGTGATGTGGCGTCAGCAGGCCGAAAATCTGGCTAATTGGACCAAGAAAGGTCATCTGATTGCTATTACAGGACGAATCCAGACCAGAAGCTATGAAAATCAGCAAGGGCAGAGGGTCTATGTGACCGAGGTTGTCGCTGAGAGTTTTCAGGTGCTTGAAAAGCGTGACAATAGTGCTAACTATTCGAGCATGGATGAGCAGATGCCACCAGGGATGAGCGGTCAGCTGATGGATATTACAGATGACGACTTGCCGTTTTAG
- a CDS encoding XRE family transcriptional regulator has translation MTTADKIKYILQKTGWTRDQFATEMSVTTLSVYKWLDGRPPRQRMLDKIDELYEQVKPYEHRALASRGKIRLVYPYYSHQRQPWERR, from the coding sequence ATGACCACAGCAGATAAAATCAAATACATCCTACAAAAGACAGGATGGACGAGAGACCAATTTGCGACCGAGATGAGTGTGACGACTCTATCTGTCTACAAATGGCTAGACGGACGACCACCGCGACAACGCATGTTGGATAAAATAGACGAGCTGTACGAGCAAGTCAAGCCTTATGAGCATAGGGCGCTAGCTTCAAGAGGGAAAATTCGACTGGTGTACCCGTATTATAGCCATCAGCGACAGCCGTGGGAGAGGAGATAA
- a CDS encoding class I SAM-dependent methyltransferase, whose translation MTIRILDACCGSRMFWFDKAELHTTYMDKREEEFEIHGKKIKVKPDVVADFRDMPFDDETFNMVVFDPPHLLWAGQKSFMRAQYGQLDLLTWRLDLQQGFEECFRVLKTGGTLIFKWSDAQVNVKEILELVPHQPLFGQQRGTTHWMTFMKF comes from the coding sequence ATGACAATCAGAATTTTAGATGCCTGTTGCGGCAGTCGTATGTTTTGGTTTGATAAGGCCGAACTTCACACAACCTATATGGATAAACGAGAAGAAGAATTTGAAATCCACGGAAAGAAAATAAAGGTAAAGCCAGATGTGGTTGCTGATTTTCGCGATATGCCATTCGATGACGAAACCTTCAACATGGTTGTTTTTGACCCACCGCACTTACTATGGGCTGGCCAGAAATCGTTTATGCGTGCTCAATACGGTCAACTTGATTTATTAACTTGGAGACTAGACCTACAGCAAGGTTTTGAAGAGTGTTTTCGGGTGCTAAAGACTGGTGGAACACTAATCTTTAAGTGGTCCGATGCACAAGTAAATGTCAAAGAAATCTTGGAATTGGTACCGCATCAGCCACTCTTTGGTCAACAACGTGGGACTACCCACTGGATGACCTTCATGAAATTTTAG
- a CDS encoding AbrB family transcriptional regulator, which produces MNTVKTRKVGNSLAITIPKELNVDEGKEFIVYKGIDDVIVLAPKISNPFDNMEPFIMDNDFEGVVLLDNEG; this is translated from the coding sequence ATGAATACTGTTAAAACACGTAAAGTTGGTAATTCGCTTGCCATCACTATTCCAAAAGAATTGAACGTTGATGAAGGCAAAGAATTTATTGTCTACAAGGGCATTGATGATGTCATCGTACTTGCACCTAAAATCTCAAATCCATTTGATAACATGGAACCGTTCATCATGGACAACGACTTTGAAGGAGTGGTCTTGCTTGACAATGAAGGATAA
- a CDS encoding type II toxin-antitoxin system PemK/MazF family toxin yields MKDNYIPQKQDIIWIDFDPSLGKEIQKRRPALVVSSHKYSQMTGFVAVCPITHGAKALENRGLSVPIHSDKVDGVVNPMQLYTFDFRARNASKITQLDTWTFQKVVQLYNYIFD; encoded by the coding sequence ATGAAGGATAACTACATACCACAAAAACAAGACATCATCTGGATTGACTTTGACCCATCACTTGGAAAGGAGATCCAAAAGCGCAGACCAGCCCTTGTCGTTTCCAGTCACAAGTACAGCCAGATGACAGGATTTGTTGCCGTCTGCCCTATCACTCACGGTGCAAAAGCTTTGGAAAACCGTGGCTTATCTGTCCCTATCCATTCTGACAAGGTAGACGGTGTGGTCAACCCAATGCAACTCTATACTTTTGATTTCAGAGCACGAAACGCTAGCAAAATCACCCAGCTAGACACTTGGACTTTTCAAAAAGTCGTCCAACTTTACAACTACATTTTCGACTAG
- a CDS encoding DnaD domain protein: MANANKRYYWIQLAQDFFKSKEMKLLRKIAGGDTHTIIYLKMMLLSLEDNGILFFDGVADNLAEEIALVIDEDVENVKITLVFLQSKKLLSKISDREYFLEQVPEMVGSETASARRVRKHRENQKVLQSNSDETNGNGEKEKEQEKDIDINLSSSSCINNSDYSIKQLFKDFEAGFGRLLSPFEIEDIQKFATEEGLSPELIREALKEGVFRNKPVWNYIKAILRNWKNDKLLTVELVRARQQEQELPKNVDVSPEFLEAMNLWKD; encoded by the coding sequence TTGGCAAATGCAAATAAGCGGTACTATTGGATTCAACTCGCACAGGATTTCTTCAAATCCAAGGAAATGAAGTTGCTTCGAAAAATAGCAGGAGGGGACACTCACACGATTATCTATCTTAAGATGATGCTGTTGAGCCTGGAAGACAACGGGATTCTATTTTTTGACGGGGTTGCTGATAACTTGGCTGAAGAAATTGCGCTGGTAATTGACGAAGATGTGGAAAATGTAAAAATTACCCTTGTTTTTTTACAGTCCAAAAAACTGTTGTCAAAAATATCGGATAGGGAGTATTTTTTGGAGCAAGTCCCAGAGATGGTAGGTAGTGAAACTGCAAGTGCCCGTAGGGTTCGCAAGCATCGTGAGAACCAAAAGGTGTTACAAAGTAACAGCGATGAAACAAATGGTAACGGAGAGAAAGAGAAAGAACAAGAGAAAGATATAGATATAAACTTATCTAGTAGTAGTTGTATAAATAATAGCGATTATTCAATCAAGCAATTATTCAAAGATTTCGAAGCTGGCTTTGGAAGATTATTAAGTCCATTTGAAATTGAGGACATCCAGAAATTTGCTACTGAAGAAGGGCTTAGCCCTGAATTAATAAGGGAAGCCCTTAAAGAAGGGGTATTTCGCAATAAACCTGTATGGAATTATATCAAAGCGATTTTACGAAATTGGAAGAATGATAAGTTACTGACAGTAGAACTCGTTCGAGCTAGGCAACAAGAACAGGAACTGCCTAAGAATGTTGATGTTTCGCCTGAATTTTTGGAGGCTATGAACTTATGGAAGGATTAG
- a CDS encoding DNA-binding protein, protein MNDLMIQMLDQFEAGLMDRALKVMHVVMDEKRRFPMELNKSQCAEMLLGTKDTGTFDLRFNCHKDFPRIPNAREKYPRDAVIEWYHNNWQRTVI, encoded by the coding sequence ATGAATGATCTAATGATTCAAATGTTGGACCAGTTTGAAGCTGGGCTAATGGATAGAGCGTTGAAGGTCATGCACGTTGTCATGGATGAAAAAAGACGGTTTCCTATGGAACTCAACAAGTCACAATGTGCTGAAATGTTGCTTGGAACAAAGGATACTGGAACCTTTGACTTGAGATTTAATTGTCACAAAGATTTTCCACGTATTCCGAATGCTCGCGAGAAGTACCCTCGCGATGCAGTGATTGAATGGTACCACAATAATTGGCAAAGGACAGTGATATGA
- a CDS encoding oxidoreductase, producing the protein MNEIINVNLNDNQEPVVSGRQLHEALEVKTPYSMWFDRMVEYGFTENQDFLLNNFVKQTGRGGHNKVDHIIKLDMAKEIAMIQRTDRGKQVRQYFIQVEKDFNSPDKIMARALLLADKKVHQLEAQIEADKPKVLFANAVEASATSILIGDFAKILRQNSYNIGQNRLFEWLRNNGFLIRKRGESYNMPTQRSMDMSLFEVKERTHNEPNGSIRISKTTKMTGKGQTYFINKFLNEDMQKA; encoded by the coding sequence ATGAACGAAATTATCAATGTTAACTTGAATGATAACCAAGAGCCTGTTGTGTCTGGTCGGCAGTTGCATGAGGCTTTGGAAGTCAAAACACCATACTCTATGTGGTTTGACCGAATGGTTGAGTATGGCTTTACAGAAAATCAAGATTTTTTGCTTAACAATTTTGTGAAGCAAACAGGTCGCGGAGGTCACAACAAGGTTGACCACATTATCAAGCTGGACATGGCCAAAGAAATTGCTATGATCCAACGGACAGATCGTGGCAAGCAGGTACGGCAGTACTTTATCCAGGTTGAAAAGGACTTTAACAGTCCAGATAAGATTATGGCACGGGCTCTGCTATTGGCCGACAAGAAGGTGCATCAGCTGGAAGCGCAGATTGAAGCAGACAAGCCCAAGGTGTTGTTTGCTAATGCGGTCGAGGCTAGTGCTACATCTATCTTGATTGGGGACTTTGCCAAGATTTTGCGTCAGAACAGCTACAACATTGGACAAAACCGCTTGTTTGAGTGGTTGCGGAACAATGGTTTCCTCATTCGGAAACGTGGAGAGAGCTACAATATGCCGACCCAGAGGTCTATGGATATGAGCTTGTTTGAGGTCAAGGAGCGGACACATAATGAGCCGAATGGCAGTATCAGGATTAGCAAGACGACCAAGATGACGGGTAAGGGTCAGACTTACTTCATCAACAAGTTTTTGAATGAAGACATGCAAAAAGCCTGA
- a CDS encoding DUF4145 domain-containing protein — protein MLTKINIGYSSTKIVEIDDFCPNCKKRTNPHLVNSTYFELNKTVNSVVATFRCLGCLHFWNDEFIATYTSNGYIVEHLKVTPNLPSDIPISDDVELVSPIGKQIYVQALKAEHEQLDHIAGIGYRKALEFFVKDFSIVTNPDDEDKIIKMPLKQVIEKYIKDDDLKTFALASAYIGNDEGHYYRNNPDKDFSHLKNYLHGVIHYMEMKLNFLDAQELVSRSKKS, from the coding sequence ATGCTAACCAAAATAAATATTGGATATTCGTCAACGAAAATCGTTGAAATTGACGACTTTTGCCCTAATTGTAAAAAGCGAACCAATCCTCATCTGGTAAATTCCACTTACTTCGAACTAAATAAGACAGTGAATAGTGTAGTAGCTACTTTTAGATGTTTAGGGTGTCTTCACTTTTGGAATGACGAGTTTATTGCAACCTACACTTCAAATGGCTACATAGTCGAACATCTTAAAGTTACTCCTAACCTCCCAAGTGATATTCCAATTTCGGACGATGTAGAGTTAGTTTCTCCAATTGGGAAACAAATCTATGTTCAAGCTTTAAAAGCAGAACATGAACAACTCGACCACATCGCAGGCATCGGATATCGAAAGGCGCTTGAGTTTTTCGTTAAAGATTTCTCTATTGTCACAAATCCTGATGACGAAGATAAAATCATTAAAATGCCGTTAAAACAGGTTATCGAAAAATATATCAAGGATGATGATCTTAAAACATTTGCACTAGCATCTGCTTATATTGGCAATGATGAAGGTCATTACTATAGAAATAATCCTGATAAAGATTTTTCTCACCTCAAAAATTACCTTCACGGAGTTATTCACTACATGGAAATGAAACTCAATTTTCTTGATGCTCAAGAACTTGTGAGTCGCTCGAAGAAATCTTAG
- a CDS encoding XRE family transcriptional regulator, producing MLRARDNLTQKQAGQLVGVTADTWANWENQKTFPDVQKIIEIEKAFNVNYDDINFLGSITV from the coding sequence TCTTACGCAAAAACAAGCTGGTCAGCTGGTAGGTGTTACTGCTGACACATGGGCAAATTGGGAAAATCAAAAAACATTTCCAGATGTCCAAAAAATTATTGAAATAGAAAAAGCGTTCAATGTCAATTATGATGACATTAATTTTTTAGGTTCAATCACGGTTTAA